From one Actinopolyspora saharensis genomic stretch:
- a CDS encoding DLW-39 family protein — protein MKKLLILAAVAGAVLFVVRRKSAAKAEADLWREATAEA, from the coding sequence GTGAAGAAGCTGCTCATCCTTGCTGCTGTTGCAGGTGCGGTCCTGTTCGTCGTTCGGCGCAAGAGTGCGGCCAAGGCGGAGGCCGACCTGTGGCGCGAGGCCACGGCCGAGGCCTGA